One window from the genome of Oncorhynchus gorbuscha isolate QuinsamMale2020 ecotype Even-year linkage group LG14, OgorEven_v1.0, whole genome shotgun sequence encodes:
- the LOC123995395 gene encoding cholesterol 24-hydroxylase-like has translation MALFHFITGWIGYVLMCLLGLILIVFLCFCLYIKYIHLKYDHIPGPPRDIFIFRHSAILREMSNGRVIHDKFLEWSRTYGPVYRINGMHIVMLFVTCPDTTKEVLMSPKYPKDSLVYKGLFNLFGQRFLGSGLITAHNHDAWYKQRRIMDPAFSSLYLRGQMGAFNERAECLMDKPADMADTNTDANMHQMFNLVTLDIITKVAFGVDLDLLKESDTPFPKAIEMCLKGMVHYVRDSTFQLYPKNKKFINEVKASVQLLRSTGRRWINERKMAIQNGEDVPKDILTQILKMAGKEENKDNEDEELMLDNFVTFFVAGQETTANQLAFAVMELGRLPEILAK, from the exons ATGGCActttttcatttcattacaggtTGGATTGGTTATGTTCTTATGTGCCTACTTGGTTTGATTTTGATCGTATTTCTCTGTTTTTGTCTGTACATAAAATATATTCATTTGAAATATGATCACATACCGGGACCACCAAGGGACAT TTTTATATTCAGACATTCCGCAATCCTGAGGGAAATGAGCAATGGTCGAGTTATCCACGACAAATTCCTGGAATG GTCTAGGACATATGGACCGGTGTATCGTATCAACGGAATGCACATTGTGATGCTGTTTGTCACCTGCCCTGATACCACCAAG GAAGTGCTGATGTCACCAAAGTACCCCAAAGACTCACTAGTCTACAAGGGTCTTTTCAACCTATTTGGACAGAG GTTTCTGGGAAGTGGTCTGATTACGGCTCATAATCATGATGCGTGGTACAAACAGCGAAGGATCATGGACCCTGCCTTCAGCAGTCT GTACCTACGTGGTCAGATGGGTGCGTTCAACGAGCGGGCAGAGTGTCTGATGGATAAACCGGCAGACATGGCTGACACCAACACAGATGCCAACATGCACCAAATGTTCAACCTTGTGACCCTGGATATCATCACCAAG GTGGCATTTGGAGTGGATCTTGATCTGTTGAAGGAGAGTGACACTCCGTTCCCCAAAGCCATAGAGATGTGTCTGAAGGGAATGGTCCACTATGTCAGAGACTCCACCTTCCAG CTCTACCCAAAGAACAAGAAGTTCATCAACGAGGTGAAAGCGTCTGTTCAGCTATTGCGTTCGACAGGCAGACGGTGGATCAACGAGAGGAAAATGGCCATTCAAAATGGCGAGGATGTCCCTAAAGATATCCTGACACAGATCCTGAAGATGGCTGGCAAAG AGGAAAACAAAGACAATGAAGATGAGGAGCTAATGCTGGACAACTTTGTAACGTTCTTCGTTGCGG GGCAAGAGACAACAGCCAATCAACTAGCTTTTGCTGTCATGGAACTGGGAAGGCTGCCTGAGATATTGGCCAAGTAG